A stretch of DNA from Synechococcus sp. UW179A:
GTTAACTCTGGGATTTTGTGAAACTGGGATAGATGGTGTGCAACTGAGGTCTTGGTGGTTTCTTGAAGCTGGCTTGTAATTCGTTTCCTGTCAGTTGGATCTAATGGGTGAAACCCCAGGTTCTATGACCCCAAGATTGCCGTGCATTCAAGTTTTTCTAGGGAGGCATCGCGACGCTGCAAACGCAGGCTGATGACCCTGGCGAGATATCGCGCATCATCGGCAACGCCGCAGAAGCGCCCGGAGCCCCAGGTATGTAGCCATGGCAAACCGATGAAATACAGGCCGGCGCTTTGGGTGACCCCGCGATCATGGGCAGGCAATCCACTCCCATCAAAAACGGGCGCATCAATCCAGCTGAAATCGCCGCGATATCCCGTACACCAGATCACCGCAGCAAGGGGCTGTGTATTCAAATCAATGCCAGGGTCATCCACGGGTGGGGGTTGCCAACAGGGGGAATACGCCTGTTCGATCGGTGCAGCAATTCCCTCCTTTTCGATCCAGCTGTCAATGCTGCTACGAATGCGGCAGTACACAGCATCGGCCTGATCAAGATTGGCGGCTAAATCATTGGTGAAGCCGATGTGGTCTCCGGTGATGCTGGATAGACGACCATGCAAGTGCATCCCTTCCATCGCACGTCGGCGCAGGTCAATTTCACGACCGCCGTCACGTCCGGTTAGGTAATGGTTGGTCTTCGCTCGGACGGTCCGTGGGTCTGCGTGATCGCTTATCGGCATGGCGTAGTAGCCCATCCGGTCCAGCCAATCAACAACGTCCTTGCCGCGGTAACGGCGCGGAGATCGTGGGGCTCGTCCCACACTCAGATGGACAGAACGCCCTGCAAGATGGAGGTCTTCGGCGATCTGGCTACCTGATTGGCCATTCCCGACCACCAAAACAAGGCCCTCGGGGAGAGCATCAGGGTTTCGGTAAGAACGCGCATCGATTTGTAGTAACGAGCTGGGCAGACGTTCGGCGTATGGATGACGACGGGGTCTGTGATATCCCCCAGTGGCAACGATGACGTGTTCGGCATCGATCACCCCCTCGCTGGTGACCAATCGGTAGCCATTGCCAATGGGTGTCAAACGTTCGACAGCGATTCCTTCGCGTAAATCAGCGTTGACATGCTGAGCAAAGCGCTGGAGATAATTCACAATGGACATCTTGTCCATGAAGCCGTCTGGCTGATCGCCGTCGTAGGGGAAATCAGGCAGACGGCATTGCCAGTTTGGTGTGACTAAACAAAACGAATCCCAGCGTTGCTGATCCCATGCATAAGCGACACGGTGTTTTTCGAGAACGAGAGGTTTTAGCCCTTGCAGTTTCAGTTCATGAGCTACGGAAAGACCAGCCTGGCCTGCTCCGACGATGACAACAGAACGGCGCTTTGCAGTTGCATTCTGGGTTGATATGACGTGCATTAACTCAACATACCTAATAACTATGGGAAATCTTCCGCTGCCGATGTAGCTGAAGGCACAAAATGAGGAAAGTAGAATTTTGGATCTGACCTGGATTTTTGTCGCATTGGGCACATCTCGCGGCCGGACGATTGGGCCACGATTTAGTCAATTATGAAAAGATTACATGCCTGCAGTTGACCGTCCCGCCAATCAGCCCGGTGATTTCCTTGTCGATTATGAGGAGAAAGTCTTCCCCGATATTAAGGCC
This window harbors:
- a CDS encoding MSMEG_0569 family flavin-dependent oxidoreductase, coding for MHVISTQNATAKRRSVVIVGAGQAGLSVAHELKLQGLKPLVLEKHRVAYAWDQQRWDSFCLVTPNWQCRLPDFPYDGDQPDGFMDKMSIVNYLQRFAQHVNADLREGIAVERLTPIGNGYRLVTSEGVIDAEHVIVATGGYHRPRRHPYAERLPSSLLQIDARSYRNPDALPEGLVLVVGNGQSGSQIAEDLHLAGRSVHLSVGRAPRSPRRYRGKDVVDWLDRMGYYAMPISDHADPRTVRAKTNHYLTGRDGGREIDLRRRAMEGMHLHGRLSSITGDHIGFTNDLAANLDQADAVYCRIRSSIDSWIEKEGIAAPIEQAYSPCWQPPPVDDPGIDLNTQPLAAVIWCTGYRGDFSWIDAPVFDGSGLPAHDRGVTQSAGLYFIGLPWLHTWGSGRFCGVADDARYLARVISLRLQRRDASLEKLECTAILGS